A window from Phycisphaerae bacterium encodes these proteins:
- a CDS encoding alpha/beta hydrolase: protein MRCPSPSRRATTCLAVLAVSAAAFPVVSRWTHHPGETIILLMPPTLGTILWSCFPRVRKIPRWKYLLYIAVIVPVVYAAMAFAAHMARGRIVAVEVVWVVYFIIAWRMALAIWTRTVGRVGESYRRWGRLLRRRSAAQDGRRRHFAQAARLIVPARTCLTLLVFVPLLAGSFIHRFRIANPAELPELSLWQVQDVTIHTPDGIDLSAWFMPDPHSDTTVIIAHGLGANKANFLDFLRVFHRQGYNALIFDFRGHGDSQGHTSTFGLLERRDILAVVDWLKEHRPKQSRHVLGLGSSMGAAALLGAAANDPRIEALVLDSCFVSAPTFLHHHFRYVPLAGRGLADLMLLSASLHAGCWLRDLDPGRDIARLGLRPVLLIHGRDDTLIPPDNMDQLHRRANGPKDRWLGPGPHSNIVTSDFPAYRRRVIAFFDGVKRSR, encoded by the coding sequence ATGCGATGCCCCTCCCCATCCCGACGCGCCACCACGTGCCTGGCGGTTCTTGCCGTCTCCGCCGCCGCGTTTCCTGTCGTCAGCCGCTGGACCCACCATCCAGGCGAAACGATCATCCTCCTGATGCCCCCGACACTCGGAACGATCCTCTGGTCCTGCTTCCCTCGGGTCCGCAAGATCCCCCGCTGGAAATACCTGCTCTACATCGCTGTGATCGTTCCAGTCGTCTATGCCGCCATGGCCTTCGCCGCACACATGGCTCGCGGGCGGATCGTGGCCGTCGAAGTCGTCTGGGTCGTGTACTTCATTATCGCATGGCGAATGGCACTGGCGATCTGGACCAGGACCGTCGGCCGAGTCGGCGAGTCGTACCGCCGCTGGGGACGATTACTCCGCCGCCGATCGGCCGCACAGGATGGACGCAGGCGTCATTTCGCACAGGCTGCCCGCCTGATCGTTCCAGCCCGAACGTGCCTGACCCTTCTCGTCTTCGTGCCGCTCCTGGCCGGTTCGTTCATTCACCGCTTCAGGATCGCCAATCCCGCCGAGCTTCCCGAACTGTCCCTCTGGCAGGTTCAGGACGTTACGATCCACACGCCGGACGGGATCGACCTCTCCGCCTGGTTCATGCCCGACCCCCACAGCGACACCACCGTCATCATCGCCCACGGCCTGGGGGCCAACAAGGCCAACTTCCTCGATTTCCTCCGCGTCTTCCACCGCCAGGGCTACAACGCCCTGATCTTCGATTTCCGAGGCCACGGCGACAGCCAGGGTCACACCTCGACCTTCGGACTCCTCGAACGTCGCGACATCCTCGCCGTCGTCGACTGGCTCAAGGAGCATCGACCCAAGCAGTCCAGGCACGTCTTAGGCCTTGGCTCCTCGATGGGCGCCGCCGCCCTTCTCGGGGCTGCCGCCAACGACCCACGTATCGAGGCCCTGGTCCTCGACAGTTGCTTCGTCTCGGCGCCAACTTTCCTTCATCATCACTTCAGATATGTTCCTCTGGCGGGTCGCGGACTCGCCGACCTGATGCTCCTTTCCGCCTCCCTCCATGCCGGGTGTTGGCTGCGGGATCTTGATCCCGGCCGCGACATCGCCCGGCTCGGTTTGCGGCCCGTCCTGCTCATCCACGGGCGCGATGACACGCTGATCCCGCCTGACAATATGGACCAGCTCCACCGCCGGGCGAACGGACCCAAAGACCGCTGGCTCGGCCCAGGCCCCCACAGCAACATCGTGACCTCCGATTTCCCCGCCTACCGCCGCCGAGTAATCGCCTTCTTCGACGGCGTCAAACGCAGCCGTTAA
- a CDS encoding VWA domain-containing protein, with protein sequence MTLLHPVWLLLAIPLGVLMLARPMPGRWLQLLRGLALFLIIVGLSGLAIRLPSRAGTVVVVADRSLSMPHEHQTRQLEIINQVQAEMSPEDRLAVVSFGGEALVEQSPQAGKFGGFVGEVRPDGSDLARALETAVALIPPESPGRVMVLSDGRWTGTDPAGVAGRAASRRIAVDYRLMERSTAGDLAIQQIDAPSTISPGESFMLTAWVRSPIPQEIQYQLLRGNQVIGSGSRSVTSGVSRLTFRDKAGETGALKYQLQVASVNTDPVPENNRARVLVGVEGPKPILCATANANSGLVRLLQAGGLEIAARDPADCNWGLEDLADYSAVILENLPAEKVGVSAMSNLALWVRETGSGLMMTGGRTSYGPGGYFKSPLEPIMPVSMELRREHRKLSLAIVVAMDRSGSMAAPVADGKCKMDLANLAAVEVLDLLSPLDEYGVVAVDSSPHVVVNLQSVTDPQRMRQDILRIDSMGGGIFVYVALEQAASMIAQANAGTRHIILFADAADSEEPGNYVELIRQLRDAQVTVSVIGLGSESDCDAPLLKDIARRGDGRCFFTDNPYELPRLFAQDTFVVARSTFVDQPTAVKTTAGLLSLTGKSFDNMPAVGGYNLCYLRPEANLAAVTTDEYAAPVVASWQVGAGRALCYTGECDGQYTGPVAGWPSVGEFFASLARWTAGEAGALPENMLLTQRIDNGLCRITLHLDPERESPPFSALPVATVLRSTAGQPAEATRMPMAWDSADTLTVAIPLTGQETALTAVEIEGLPRQSLPPVCLPYCPEYAPAQAGRGLAHLDELARITGGKERINLAEIWNDLPAYPRIVELGPYLLILAVLLLLTEVFERRTGLLSAARLPEFRRQPDEDAGKKHIHTRRPTHRKTAATPAASKPDEPEPSSPQPEPSILDAFEQARQMAKRRRGGGH encoded by the coding sequence ATGACGCTCCTCCATCCGGTCTGGCTGCTCCTGGCGATCCCGCTGGGCGTGCTGATGCTGGCTCGCCCGATGCCCGGACGCTGGCTGCAACTGCTGCGTGGCCTGGCCCTCTTCTTGATTATCGTGGGCCTCTCCGGCCTCGCCATCCGCCTGCCCAGCCGCGCCGGCACCGTCGTGGTCGTCGCCGACCGCAGCCTGTCCATGCCTCACGAACACCAGACCCGCCAACTGGAGATCATCAACCAGGTCCAGGCCGAGATGTCGCCCGAAGACCGCCTCGCCGTCGTGTCCTTCGGCGGCGAAGCCCTGGTCGAGCAGTCGCCGCAGGCCGGCAAGTTCGGCGGATTCGTCGGCGAGGTCCGCCCTGACGGCTCGGACCTCGCCCGCGCGCTGGAGACCGCGGTCGCGCTCATTCCGCCCGAGAGTCCCGGCCGGGTCATGGTCCTCTCCGACGGCCGGTGGACCGGAACCGATCCGGCTGGCGTCGCCGGCCGCGCCGCCTCACGCCGCATCGCCGTCGACTATCGACTCATGGAGCGATCAACCGCCGGCGACTTGGCCATCCAGCAAATCGACGCCCCTTCGACGATCAGCCCGGGCGAGTCCTTCATGCTAACCGCCTGGGTCCGCTCCCCGATTCCGCAGGAAATCCAGTATCAGCTCCTTCGCGGCAACCAGGTCATCGGGTCCGGCTCGAGAAGCGTCACCTCCGGCGTCTCTCGCCTCACCTTCCGCGACAAGGCCGGCGAGACCGGGGCTCTCAAGTATCAGCTTCAGGTCGCCAGCGTCAACACCGACCCCGTTCCGGAAAACAATCGTGCCCGCGTCCTGGTCGGCGTCGAAGGCCCCAAACCCATTCTCTGTGCCACAGCCAACGCCAACTCCGGCTTGGTCCGACTTCTTCAAGCGGGCGGACTGGAGATCGCCGCCAGAGACCCAGCCGATTGCAACTGGGGCCTGGAGGACTTGGCCGACTACTCCGCCGTCATCCTCGAGAACCTCCCAGCCGAGAAGGTGGGCGTCTCGGCCATGAGCAATCTCGCCCTCTGGGTCCGCGAAACCGGCAGCGGTCTGATGATGACCGGCGGCCGGACCTCCTACGGACCCGGCGGCTACTTCAAATCGCCCCTCGAGCCGATCATGCCCGTCTCTATGGAACTCCGCCGCGAACACCGCAAACTGAGCCTGGCCATCGTGGTGGCCATGGACCGCTCCGGCAGCATGGCCGCCCCGGTCGCCGACGGCAAGTGCAAGATGGACCTGGCCAATCTGGCCGCGGTCGAAGTCCTCGACCTGCTCTCGCCGCTCGACGAGTACGGCGTGGTCGCGGTCGACAGCTCGCCCCACGTCGTCGTCAATCTCCAAAGCGTCACCGACCCTCAGCGAATGCGTCAGGACATCCTCCGCATCGACTCGATGGGTGGCGGGATCTTCGTCTATGTCGCCCTCGAACAGGCTGCGAGTATGATCGCTCAGGCCAACGCCGGCACCCGTCACATCATTCTCTTCGCCGACGCCGCCGACTCCGAGGAACCCGGCAACTACGTCGAACTCATCCGCCAACTCCGCGACGCACAGGTCACCGTCAGCGTCATCGGCCTCGGCAGCGAATCCGACTGCGACGCCCCTCTGCTCAAGGACATCGCCCGGCGAGGCGACGGCCGGTGTTTCTTCACTGACAACCCGTACGAACTACCGCGCCTGTTCGCCCAGGATACCTTCGTGGTCGCCCGCAGCACGTTCGTCGACCAACCCACCGCGGTCAAGACCACCGCCGGACTCCTCAGCCTCACCGGCAAGTCCTTCGACAACATGCCCGCCGTCGGCGGCTACAACCTCTGCTATCTGCGTCCCGAAGCGAACCTGGCCGCCGTAACCACTGACGAATACGCCGCACCCGTCGTCGCCTCGTGGCAGGTCGGGGCCGGACGGGCCCTCTGCTACACCGGCGAGTGCGACGGCCAGTACACCGGTCCGGTCGCTGGATGGCCGTCCGTGGGCGAGTTCTTCGCCAGCCTGGCCCGATGGACCGCCGGCGAAGCCGGTGCGTTGCCCGAAAACATGCTGCTCACCCAGCGGATCGACAACGGCCTCTGCCGCATCACCCTCCATCTGGACCCGGAGCGGGAATCCCCGCCTTTCTCCGCCCTGCCCGTGGCCACCGTCCTCCGCAGCACCGCCGGCCAACCCGCCGAAGCGACCAGAATGCCGATGGCCTGGGACTCCGCCGACACCCTCACCGTCGCGATCCCGCTGACCGGCCAGGAAACGGCGTTAACCGCGGTGGAAATTGAAGGTCTGCCCCGCCAGTCCCTGCCTCCAGTCTGCCTGCCCTACTGCCCCGAATACGCTCCCGCCCAAGCCGGCCGAGGTCTGGCCCATCTCGACGAACTGGCACGGATCACCGGCGGCAAGGAACGAATCAATCTCGCCGAGATATGGAACGACCTCCCCGCGTACCCGCGAATCGTCGAACTGGGCCCCTATCTGCTGATCCTGGCCGTGCTGCTCCTGCTGACTGAGGTCTTTGAACGCCGCACCGGCCTGCTCTCCGCCGCCCGACTCCCCGAATTCCGCCGCCAACCTGACGAAGACGCCGGCAAAAAGCACATTCACACCCGCCGACCCACACATCGGAAGACCGCCGCGACCCCAGCCGCCTCCAAACCCGACGAACCCGAACCATCATCGCCGCAACCCGAACCGAGCATCCTCGACGCCTTCGAACAAGCCCGCCAAATGGCCAAACGCCGCCGCGGAGGAGGTCACTGA
- a CDS encoding VWA domain-containing protein, with the protein MPVLTLPLALLALAAVPALVAIYWLRNKFRRQTVSSLMLWLDQRRPREGGVRVQSIQTPLLFFLELAALVLLALAAARPMLPLPDAAIPVFVVLDDSYSMGAGGDESPRALAEQTLREELRRLPGFSLRLMLAGSNVQLLGPPVRSEDDVLPLLENWTCTAPAARIDRAVALAADMGTDDARVIVLTDRAPGSPQAKDQRIEWWAFGQRRANVAFVNAARTTREEQDRCLIEIANLSDQPQVTEFALETSADGGARVTRLDLGPRQIHRVFMTLSQNTTALAASLSDDALDMDNRLLLLPPPRRMVRARLSINDQDLHQLVRDALDASGRVLITDARPELLITDSPEAAPTPDGVWMLQILTAPADAQAAYLGPFVVNRAHPLTEGLGLNGVVWSADKVEDTPGAVVVTAGDVPLLTDTRLAGDNHLIRLKFNPTASNLQNSTDWPILFWNLLQWRSGRSPGLPQPNVRLGTETAVRLDPIVEKVIIERPDGNRIELPVHDGSVSLRADQPGLYTITAAGADYSLAANVLYRDESDLSAAITGRWGSAPAADQLPRHYRGAAWILVILALAILAAHQVLAGRAGGRRQDIGG; encoded by the coding sequence ATGCCCGTGCTGACGCTGCCGCTCGCCCTGCTGGCCCTGGCGGCCGTACCCGCCCTGGTGGCGATCTACTGGCTCCGCAACAAGTTCCGCCGCCAGACCGTCTCGAGCCTCATGCTCTGGCTCGATCAGCGCCGGCCGCGCGAAGGCGGCGTTCGCGTCCAGAGCATTCAGACCCCTCTGCTGTTTTTCCTCGAACTGGCCGCCCTGGTGCTGCTGGCCTTGGCCGCCGCCCGGCCGATGCTGCCGCTGCCCGATGCCGCCATTCCCGTCTTCGTCGTGCTCGACGATTCCTATTCCATGGGGGCCGGCGGCGACGAAAGCCCGCGTGCCCTGGCCGAACAGACACTCCGCGAAGAACTCCGGCGCCTGCCCGGCTTCTCGCTGCGTCTCATGCTGGCCGGCTCGAACGTCCAGTTGCTCGGCCCGCCGGTGCGCAGCGAGGACGATGTCCTGCCGCTGCTGGAGAACTGGACCTGCACCGCCCCTGCCGCCCGCATCGACCGGGCCGTCGCCCTGGCCGCCGATATGGGCACAGACGACGCCCGAGTGATCGTCCTGACCGATCGCGCTCCTGGGTCCCCTCAAGCCAAAGATCAGCGGATCGAATGGTGGGCGTTCGGCCAACGGCGTGCCAACGTCGCCTTCGTCAACGCCGCCCGCACCACTCGCGAAGAGCAGGACCGCTGCCTGATCGAGATCGCCAACCTCTCCGATCAGCCGCAGGTCACCGAGTTTGCCCTCGAAACATCTGCCGACGGCGGCGCCCGCGTCACGCGGCTTGATCTTGGCCCGCGACAGATCCACCGCGTCTTTATGACCCTCTCGCAGAACACCACTGCCCTTGCGGCGAGTCTGAGCGACGATGCGCTCGATATGGACAATCGCCTACTGCTCCTTCCGCCTCCGCGCCGCATGGTCCGTGCTAGACTCTCGATCAACGACCAGGATCTCCATCAACTCGTCCGCGACGCCCTCGACGCCAGCGGCCGGGTCCTGATCACCGACGCCCGGCCGGAGCTCCTTATTACTGACAGTCCTGAGGCGGCGCCGACGCCCGACGGCGTCTGGATGCTGCAGATTCTGACTGCTCCGGCTGACGCCCAGGCCGCCTATCTCGGGCCGTTTGTGGTTAATCGCGCCCATCCTCTGACCGAAGGGCTGGGCCTCAACGGCGTGGTCTGGTCGGCCGACAAGGTCGAGGACACACCCGGCGCCGTGGTGGTCACCGCGGGCGACGTCCCCTTATTGACCGACACCCGCCTCGCCGGCGACAACCACCTGATCCGCCTGAAGTTCAACCCGACCGCCTCCAATCTCCAGAACTCGACCGACTGGCCGATCCTCTTCTGGAACCTGCTCCAATGGCGATCGGGCCGGTCGCCGGGCCTGCCGCAGCCCAACGTCCGCCTCGGAACCGAAACCGCCGTCCGCCTCGATCCGATCGTCGAGAAGGTCATCATCGAACGGCCCGACGGCAACCGGATCGAACTGCCCGTTCACGACGGTAGTGTCAGCCTTCGGGCCGACCAACCCGGCCTTTATACGATCACCGCCGCCGGCGCGGATTACAGCCTGGCCGCCAACGTGCTCTACCGGGATGAATCGGACCTCAGCGCCGCCATTACCGGCCGATGGGGCAGCGCTCCCGCCGCCGACCAACTGCCTCGCCACTACCGCGGTGCGGCCTGGATTCTGGTCATTCTGGCGCTAGCGATCCTCGCTGCGCACCAGGTCCTGGCCGGACGCGCGGGCGGACGACGACAGGACATCGGAGGATGA
- a CDS encoding DUF58 domain-containing protein has protein sequence MPDPLHTSLLRGQQAGAAYALLTPRNAAWGLAGGQMANRPGSSLEFMDHREYQPGDDLRHIDWSAFARTDKLTLKVFREEVTPHADIVLDGSRSMALEGTAKAQAALGLAAAVAEAAANANFTHAAWITGDFCRPIHHGADSPATWDGFAFDSRTTPAEAVLRSPPAFRPHGVRILISDLLWMGEPIVALSRLAERAAATFVIQLLARDDVDPPERGNIRLVDSETNEIQEIFLDASAQQRYRDNLARHQDHWQRAAVQAGGRMLTLVAEDLVEDWDLGPLAAAQIVKVL, from the coding sequence ATGCCTGATCCACTGCACACATCGCTGCTCCGCGGACAACAGGCCGGGGCCGCCTACGCCCTGCTGACTCCGCGCAACGCCGCCTGGGGCTTGGCCGGAGGTCAGATGGCCAACCGGCCCGGCAGCTCACTGGAGTTCATGGACCACCGCGAATACCAGCCGGGCGACGACCTGCGCCACATAGACTGGAGCGCCTTCGCCCGCACCGACAAGCTCACCCTCAAGGTCTTCCGCGAGGAGGTCACTCCGCACGCCGACATCGTCCTCGATGGCTCGCGTTCGATGGCCCTCGAAGGCACGGCCAAGGCCCAAGCCGCCCTCGGCCTGGCCGCCGCCGTCGCCGAGGCCGCGGCAAACGCCAATTTCACCCACGCCGCCTGGATCACCGGCGATTTCTGCCGGCCCATCCACCACGGCGCCGATTCGCCCGCCACGTGGGATGGCTTCGCCTTCGACTCCCGCACCACACCCGCTGAGGCGGTCCTTCGCAGCCCGCCGGCCTTCCGGCCGCACGGAGTCCGAATCCTGATTTCCGATCTGCTCTGGATGGGCGAGCCGATCGTCGCCCTCTCGCGCCTCGCCGAACGCGCCGCCGCCACTTTCGTCATCCAGCTTCTGGCCCGCGACGACGTCGATCCGCCGGAACGCGGCAACATCCGCCTGGTCGACTCCGAGACCAACGAAATCCAGGAAATATTCCTCGACGCCTCCGCCCAACAGCGTTACCGCGACAACCTCGCCCGCCACCAGGACCACTGGCAGCGGGCCGCCGTCCAGGCCGGAGGCCGTATGCTCACGCTGGTCGCCGAAGACCTTGTCGAAGACTGGGACCTTGGCCCGCTGGCCGCCGCCCAGATCGTGAAGGTGCTCTGA
- a CDS encoding ABC transporter permease: MKALTALATRLDNAANPIVVKELRQAVQGRFVSGLLFFFLIVQLLTLGSFVLFSEHVTTNFESGRDAFNFLLGILLGTCIFFLPAYVGLRLAAERSGSNPDLLFVSTLTPRQIIMGKSVASLILVLLIYSTCMPFMAFTYLLRGIDLPSIFILLAMCFLAIAVGLHLAIFAACIPCGRGSRFLNALLTFGALVALFSSTLGAATGMIQSGVGSWINSTEFWAGAVSLVVLAAGAVGLLVILSLAMIMPPSANRIMPLRIYLTAVWLIVAVLAWYWAGQTGDVEFLESWLVGSVILSGAGVLGSVSERDSHGPRLARSIPRNPLLRTGSFLFFTGAASGILWALLVAIVSFLPFWAFTGCLPATVRRPPDPDLLFGAFVFSCYCFAYALTASVIKRAFLRDSVLVPYASTIALLLVVGGSILPVLIGYFINYQSWYGHDFFSYWLLGNPFAVLFSKPEYIRDAAVFAGGWAIVALAVNVPWLLGQVTAFRPAVPLPPAKPPEIVTPAHA; the protein is encoded by the coding sequence GTGAAAGCCCTCACCGCCCTCGCCACCCGACTCGACAACGCCGCCAACCCCATCGTGGTCAAGGAGCTTCGCCAGGCCGTTCAGGGCCGCTTCGTCTCCGGCCTCCTGTTCTTCTTCCTGATCGTCCAGCTCCTGACCCTCGGGAGCTTTGTCCTGTTCTCCGAGCACGTGACCACCAACTTTGAGAGCGGACGCGACGCCTTCAACTTCCTGCTCGGCATCCTGCTGGGCACCTGCATCTTCTTCCTGCCCGCCTACGTGGGTCTTCGTCTCGCCGCCGAGCGCAGCGGGTCCAATCCCGACCTGCTCTTCGTTTCCACGCTCACGCCACGCCAGATCATCATGGGCAAATCGGTCGCATCATTGATCCTCGTGCTCCTGATCTACAGCACGTGCATGCCGTTTATGGCCTTCACCTATCTGCTCCGCGGAATTGACCTGCCGTCGATCTTCATCCTGCTCGCGATGTGCTTTCTCGCCATCGCGGTCGGGCTGCACCTGGCGATCTTCGCCGCCTGCATTCCCTGCGGACGCGGCTCGCGGTTTCTCAACGCGCTGCTCACCTTCGGTGCGCTGGTCGCGCTGTTTTCATCCACCCTCGGAGCGGCGACCGGCATGATCCAATCTGGCGTCGGGAGCTGGATAAACAGCACCGAGTTCTGGGCCGGTGCGGTGAGCCTGGTGGTCCTCGCCGCCGGCGCGGTGGGGCTGCTGGTCATCCTCTCGTTGGCCATGATCATGCCGCCCTCGGCCAACCGCATCATGCCCTTGCGGATATACCTGACCGCGGTCTGGCTGATCGTCGCCGTCCTCGCCTGGTACTGGGCGGGGCAGACGGGCGACGTGGAGTTCCTCGAATCGTGGCTCGTCGGTTCGGTCATCCTGAGCGGCGCGGGCGTTCTCGGATCGGTCAGCGAGCGGGATTCCCACGGCCCGCGCCTGGCCCGAAGCATTCCACGCAATCCCCTGCTCCGCACGGGCAGCTTCCTGTTCTTTACCGGAGCCGCATCGGGCATCCTCTGGGCCCTCTTGGTCGCCATCGTCAGCTTTCTGCCCTTCTGGGCCTTTACTGGGTGCCTGCCTGCGACCGTGAGGCGCCCACCCGATCCCGACCTGCTCTTTGGAGCTTTTGTGTTCAGCTGCTACTGCTTCGCCTACGCCTTGACCGCCTCCGTCATCAAGCGGGCGTTTCTCCGCGACTCGGTGCTGGTCCCGTACGCCAGCACCATCGCTCTGCTCCTGGTCGTCGGAGGGAGCATTCTACCCGTTCTGATCGGCTACTTCATCAACTATCAATCGTGGTATGGTCACGATTTCTTCTCCTACTGGCTGTTGGGCAACCCCTTCGCCGTGCTCTTCTCGAAACCCGAATACATCCGTGACGCAGCGGTCTTCGCCGGGGGCTGGGCCATTGTCGCCCTCGCGGTCAACGTGCCCTGGCTCCTCGGGCAGGTTACGGCCTTCCGGCCCGCCGTCCCGCTTCCACCCGCAAAGCCACCCGAAATCGTGACGCCCGCCCATGCCTGA
- a CDS encoding ABC transporter ATP-binding protein, whose amino-acid sequence MKVDVAHLKRYFGRTRAVDDISFSFASGQTFGFVGPNGAGKTTAMRILATLDEPTDGDATIDGVSVVEEPERARRLVGFVPDTLATHHDMTVHDYLDFFARAYGIRNPHRDRVVHSVEEFTNLLGIREKFLNALSKGMKQRVSLARALVHDPPVLIMDEPAAGLDPRARVELRELLKVLSRQGKAILISSHILTELAEICDGAVIIEQGRILRAGSLNELLHESAALRTVIIRPNGRGDELHKELLEMPDIQAVRPVGHELEVDLAGSDETCSDLLTQIVSRGYRIYEFRQRRVGLEQIFMTITKGEVQ is encoded by the coding sequence ATGAAAGTGGACGTGGCACACCTGAAACGCTACTTCGGCCGCACCCGCGCGGTTGACGATATCTCCTTCTCCTTCGCCTCCGGCCAGACCTTCGGGTTCGTCGGACCCAACGGGGCCGGCAAGACCACCGCCATGCGGATTCTGGCCACCCTCGACGAGCCGACCGACGGCGACGCCACCATCGACGGCGTCTCCGTCGTCGAGGAGCCCGAGCGCGCCCGGCGGCTCGTCGGCTTCGTGCCCGACACCCTCGCCACGCACCACGACATGACCGTCCACGACTACCTCGACTTCTTCGCCCGCGCCTACGGCATCAGAAATCCGCACCGCGACCGTGTCGTTCACAGCGTCGAGGAGTTCACCAACCTCCTGGGCATCCGCGAGAAATTCCTCAACGCCCTCTCCAAAGGCATGAAACAGCGGGTCAGCCTCGCCCGGGCCCTGGTCCACGACCCGCCCGTCCTGATTATGGACGAACCGGCGGCCGGACTCGATCCTCGGGCCCGCGTCGAACTCCGCGAACTGCTCAAGGTCCTCTCCCGTCAGGGCAAGGCCATCCTCATCAGCTCGCACATCCTGACCGAACTGGCTGAGATCTGCGACGGAGCCGTGATCATCGAGCAGGGCCGCATTCTCCGCGCCGGAAGCCTGAACGAACTGCTCCACGAGTCGGCGGCCCTGCGCACCGTCATCATCCGGCCCAACGGGCGCGGCGACGAGCTCCATAAGGAACTGCTCGAGATGCCCGACATCCAGGCCGTCCGGCCCGTCGGCCACGAACTCGAGGTCGATCTGGCCGGCTCCGACGAGACCTGCAGCGACCTGCTCACCCAGATCGTCAGCCGGGGCTATCGCATCTACGAATTCCGCCAGCGGCGGGTCGGGCTCGAGCAGATATTCATGACCATCACGAAAGGAGAGGTCCAGTGA
- a CDS encoding AAA domain-containing protein: MKPDHEPARLLDPSELRPAVETANRLLEQLNRMLLGRSELHRMVLIGILARGHILLEGLPGLGKTMLVRALGQLLNMKFTRVQFTPDLMPGDILGTHILQQTSDGRREMTFQPGPIFTNLLLADEINRASPKTQSALLEAMQERCVTLLGATRELPDPFFVLASQNPIELEGTYPLPEAQLDRFLFKLIVSGVDVETLDQIISTRRRGEMPVPTWSISPEQLKQLFETMDRIVLPRPVSRYISRLVAATHADSPEATEQIRSYVAYGASPRAAIAIAEAARAQALLAGRPTVGFKDVQTVAAAVMNHRVILNYKARFDKVAPYAVIAALIERLDESGLNLPSDMKVAEAAHE; encoded by the coding sequence ATGAAACCAGATCACGAACCTGCCCGGCTGCTCGACCCCAGCGAACTTCGCCCGGCGGTCGAAACGGCCAACCGCCTGCTCGAACAGCTCAACCGCATGCTCCTGGGCCGAAGCGAACTGCACCGCATGGTGTTGATCGGCATCCTCGCCCGCGGCCATATTCTCCTCGAAGGCCTGCCCGGCCTGGGCAAGACCATGCTCGTCCGAGCCCTGGGCCAACTGCTGAACATGAAATTCACCCGCGTCCAATTCACTCCCGACCTGATGCCCGGCGACATCCTCGGCACGCACATCCTCCAGCAGACCTCCGACGGCCGCCGCGAAATGACTTTCCAACCGGGCCCGATCTTTACCAACCTGCTTTTGGCCGACGAGATCAACCGCGCCTCGCCCAAGACCCAATCGGCCCTGCTCGAGGCGATGCAGGAGCGCTGCGTCACGCTGCTGGGCGCGACGCGGGAGCTGCCCGACCCGTTCTTCGTGCTGGCCTCGCAGAACCCGATCGAACTGGAAGGAACCTACCCTCTGCCCGAGGCCCAGCTCGACCGCTTCCTGTTCAAGCTCATCGTCTCCGGCGTGGACGTCGAGACGCTCGACCAGATCATCTCGACCCGCCGGCGCGGCGAGATGCCCGTACCCACGTGGTCGATCTCGCCCGAGCAGCTCAAGCAGCTCTTCGAAACGATGGACCGGATCGTCCTGCCGCGGCCGGTGTCGCGCTACATCTCGCGTCTGGTGGCGGCCACGCACGCGGATTCCCCCGAGGCCACCGAACAGATCAGAAGCTACGTCGCCTACGGCGCCTCGCCGCGCGCCGCGATCGCCATTGCCGAAGCCGCCCGCGCCCAGGCCCTGCTGGCCGGCCGGCCCACCGTCGGCTTCAAGGACGTCCAGACCGTCGCCGCCGCCGTGATGAACCACCGCGTGATCCTCAACTACAAAGCCCGGTTCGACAAGGTCGCCCCTTACGCCGTAATCGCCGCCCTGATCGAGCGACTCGACGAATCGGGCCTGAACCTGCCATCCGACATGAAGGTTGCGGAGGCCGCCCATGAATAG